A stretch of Sulfurimonas xiamenensis DNA encodes these proteins:
- the luxS gene encoding S-ribosylhomocysteine lyase, protein MPLLDSFTVDHTIMPAPAVRRAKSMKTPKGDAITVFDLRFVKPNKEILSSEGIHTLEHLFAGFMREHLNSEKIEIIDISPMGCRTGFYMSVIGTPKETEVAEAWKASMEDILEVKEQKDIPELNKYQCGTYKMHSLEDAKNIASTVLKRGIGVMNNDELALDLSKVN, encoded by the coding sequence ATGCCGTTATTAGACAGTTTTACAGTTGATCACACAATAATGCCTGCACCGGCAGTTCGTCGTGCCAAAAGTATGAAAACTCCAAAAGGTGATGCTATAACAGTGTTTGATTTAAGGTTCGTTAAACCAAATAAAGAGATTTTGTCATCTGAAGGGATTCATACGCTAGAGCATCTTTTTGCCGGATTTATGAGAGAGCATCTGAACTCTGAAAAGATAGAGATAATTGATATCTCTCCTATGGGCTGCAGAACAGGCTTTTATATGAGTGTTATAGGTACACCGAAAGAAACAGAGGTAGCAGAGGCATGGAAAGCTTCTATGGAGGATATATTAGAGGTGAAAGAACAAAAAGATATTCCGGAGTTAAATAAATATCAGTGCGGGACATATAAAATGCATTCGCTAGAAGATGCTAAAAATATAGCTTCAACAGTTTTAAAGCGTGGAATAGGCGTAATGAACAATGATGAGCTAGCACTTGATTTGTCGAAAGTTAATTAA
- a CDS encoding thiamine pyrophosphate-dependent enzyme, giving the protein MSEIKKIKNLKEFSTSADRFEGANLLCPGCAHSIIVREVLNATNDDLVLSASTGCLEVCTAVYPYTSWDASWIHIGFENSSTAVAGAETMYKVLKKKGRLKQPERNPKFVSFAGDGASYDIGFQWISGCMERGHNMMHIVLDNEVYANTGGQRSSSTPIGSSATTSPAGRISYGEKRNKKDIVSIMAAHGIPYAAQVAPNKWKDMVKKIQHGFAVDGPVFINAVSPCTTEWKFDPKDTMHLADLATDSLVFPLYEIIDGHELNITYRPKNIIPVEEYLAAQGRFKHLFKDEYKYLIKEWQDRVDEKWAYLQRREEARV; this is encoded by the coding sequence GTGAGTGAAATAAAAAAAATAAAAAACTTAAAAGAGTTTTCAACATCGGCTGACCGCTTTGAAGGTGCAAATCTTTTGTGTCCTGGTTGCGCACACTCGATTATTGTTCGTGAAGTATTAAATGCAACAAATGACGATTTAGTTCTCTCAGCATCTACAGGGTGCTTAGAAGTTTGTACGGCAGTTTATCCATATACTTCGTGGGATGCATCTTGGATTCATATAGGATTTGAAAACAGCTCTACTGCAGTAGCGGGTGCTGAAACTATGTATAAGGTACTTAAGAAAAAAGGTCGTTTAAAACAGCCGGAACGCAATCCTAAATTTGTCTCTTTCGCAGGGGATGGTGCATCTTATGATATTGGTTTTCAGTGGATATCAGGATGTATGGAGCGTGGTCATAATATGATGCATATCGTTTTAGATAATGAAGTATATGCAAATACAGGTGGTCAAAGATCATCATCTACTCCAATAGGCTCTTCCGCTACAACATCACCAGCTGGTCGTATTAGTTATGGAGAAAAAAGAAATAAAAAAGATATTGTTTCAATTATGGCTGCACACGGTATTCCATATGCAGCTCAAGTTGCTCCAAATAAATGGAAAGATATGGTGAAAAAAATTCAACATGGTTTTGCTGTAGATGGACCTGTATTTATTAATGCAGTTTCACCATGTACAACAGAGTGGAAGTTTGATCCAAAAGACACTATGCATTTAGCTGATTTAGCAACTGACTCTTTAGTATTTCCACTATATGAAATAATTGACGGACATGAGTTAAATATTACTTATAGACCAAAAAATATTATTCCTGTCGAGGAGTATTTGGCTGCTCAGGGTCGTTTTAAACATCTTTTTAAAGATGAGTATAAATATTTGATCAAAGAGTGGCAAGATAGAGTAGATGAAAAATGGGCATACCTACAACGCCGCGAAGAAGCTCGCGTTTAA
- a CDS encoding 2-oxoacid:ferredoxin oxidoreductase subunit alpha encodes MAFDKMELREVEVWDGNHAAAQAMRQAQIDVVAAYPITPSTPIVEGYAKFLADGYIEGEFVMVESEHAAMSGCIGAAAAGGRVATATSSQGFALMVETLYQASGMRLPIVLNVVNRALASPLNVNGDHSDMYLGRDSGWIQFDAYSPQEAYDLNLIAFKVAEDHDIRLPAMVNQDGFLTSHTAQGLKPLSDDDAYAFVGEFKPMNDMLDFEHPVTHGVQTEEDWHFEHKARQHNDLMTKVLPKIKEVFVDFEKLSGRKYNLVEKYNMDDADVCVVCMGSSVETAREVASEMRENGIKAGVVGIRVLRPFPFFEIIEALKDVKAVAALDRSSPNGAAGTLFNEIAGALFNTDSKTLLSGYIYGLGGRDLTKKHLVDLFNELQANVDAGKVTTKLQQFIGVRGPKLAYL; translated from the coding sequence ATGGCATTTGATAAAATGGAATTAAGAGAAGTAGAAGTATGGGATGGTAATCATGCTGCTGCTCAAGCAATGAGACAAGCTCAAATTGATGTTGTTGCAGCTTATCCAATTACACCATCAACTCCAATTGTTGAGGGGTATGCAAAGTTTTTAGCTGATGGCTATATCGAAGGTGAATTTGTAATGGTAGAATCTGAGCATGCAGCAATGTCTGGATGTATCGGAGCTGCTGCTGCAGGCGGGCGTGTTGCTACTGCAACATCATCTCAAGGTTTTGCCTTAATGGTAGAAACTCTTTATCAGGCATCAGGGATGAGACTACCAATCGTCTTAAATGTTGTTAACCGTGCACTTGCATCTCCTCTTAATGTTAATGGTGATCACTCAGATATGTACCTTGGTCGTGACAGCGGTTGGATTCAATTTGATGCATACTCTCCTCAAGAAGCGTATGATTTAAATCTTATTGCTTTTAAAGTAGCAGAAGATCACGATATTAGACTTCCTGCAATGGTAAATCAAGATGGATTTTTAACATCGCATACTGCGCAAGGCTTAAAGCCATTGTCAGATGATGATGCTTATGCCTTTGTAGGTGAGTTTAAACCTATGAACGATATGCTTGATTTTGAACATCCTGTTACTCACGGTGTACAAACAGAAGAAGATTGGCATTTTGAGCATAAAGCGCGTCAACATAATGATTTAATGACAAAAGTTTTGCCAAAAATAAAAGAAGTTTTTGTAGATTTTGAAAAGTTAAGCGGACGCAAATATAATCTTGTTGAAAAATACAATATGGATGATGCTGATGTCTGTGTTGTTTGTATGGGTAGTTCAGTTGAAACAGCTCGTGAAGTTGCATCTGAAATGAGAGAAAATGGTATTAAAGCCGGTGTAGTAGGAATTAGAGTATTAAGACCATTCCCGTTTTTTGAAATTATTGAAGCATTAAAAGATGTAAAAGCAGTAGCTGCACTTGATCGTTCATCACCAAATGGTGCGGCGGGAACGCTTTTCAATGAAATAGCAGGAGCACTCTTTAATACAGATTCAAAAACACTTCTTTCAGGCTATATTTATGGTTTAGGTGGTCGTGACTTAACTAAAAAACATTTAGTAGATCTTTTCAATGAGCTTCAAGCTAATGTTGATGCTGGTAAAGTAACTACAAAATTACAACAATTTATCGGTGTTCGCGGACCGAAATTAGCGTACTTATAA
- a CDS encoding 4Fe-4S dicluster-binding protein, producing MAQKGWDEFEIGAMLRTFDGKIDDIAGTRQEDREYSQSSSYTASVADWRLIKPVFNKDYCIDCQFCWIYCPDVSIISRDKKLVGVDMDHCKGCGICVEVCPTNPKSLLMFPEQADEESEIANWPKKDEKEA from the coding sequence ATGGCACAAAAAGGATGGGATGAATTTGAAATCGGGGCTATGCTCCGTACTTTTGATGGAAAAATAGATGATATTGCAGGAACGCGACAAGAAGATCGTGAATATTCACAAAGTAGTTCTTATACTGCAAGTGTTGCTGACTGGAGATTGATTAAACCGGTATTCAATAAAGATTATTGTATTGATTGTCAATTTTGTTGGATTTATTGTCCGGATGTTTCAATAATTTCTAGAGATAAAAAATTGGTTGGTGTAGATATGGATCACTGTAAAGGGTGTGGTATCTGTGTTGAGGTTTGTCCTACAAATCCAAAATCACTGTTAATGTTCCCAGAGCAGGCAGATGAAGAGTCAGAGATTGCAAACTGGCCAAAAAAAGATGAGAAGGAAGCATAA
- a CDS encoding pyruvate flavodoxin oxidoreductase subunit gamma, giving the protein MLEIRWHSRAGQGAVTGAKGLADVISTTGKQVQAFAFYGSAKRGAAMTAYNRVDDKVIMNHEKYMRPDYVFVIDPALAITTDVTINHKEGTKYIITTHMSTDELKQAQPKLQDKEVYTVDCITIANETIGRPIPNTPMLGAFMKISGMYDIEFFKESMQRVLGKLPQKIIDANMLAIQRAFDEVK; this is encoded by the coding sequence ATGCTAGAGATTAGATGGCATAGTCGTGCTGGACAGGGTGCTGTTACAGGTGCTAAAGGTTTGGCAGATGTTATTTCTACAACGGGTAAACAAGTGCAAGCATTTGCATTTTACGGATCTGCAAAACGCGGAGCTGCAATGACAGCTTATAACCGTGTAGATGATAAGGTGATTATGAATCATGAAAAATATATGAGACCTGATTATGTTTTTGTAATTGATCCTGCATTGGCAATAACAACAGATGTTACTATTAACCACAAAGAGGGTACAAAGTACATCATTACAACACATATGAGCACGGATGAATTAAAACAAGCTCAGCCTAAGCTTCAAGATAAAGAAGTTTATACAGTTGATTGTATTACGATTGCAAACGAAACTATTGGCCGTCCAATTCCAAATACTCCAATGCTTGGAGCATTTATGAAAATCTCTGGAATGTATGATATAGAGTTCTTTAAAGAGAGTATGCAAAGAGTTCTTGGAAAACTACCGCAAAAAATAATTGATGCAAATATGCTCGCAATTCAGCGTGCGTTTGATGAAGTAAAGTAA
- a CDS encoding HAD family hydrolase, which translates to MIILFDLDGTLIDSTDAILESFHHSFDFHKLSRKEDEEIKALIGYPLDIMYENLGVQKSVIAEIITTYKERYRDISTQKTTLLQNAKEAVELASQFATLGIVTTKTGRYSQVLMEHFEIMHHFDVLIGREHVQNPKPNAEPIIKALEKLDTKNREVWMIGDTKLDLLAAKSANVNSIGVLSGYDSNETLKKFTNVIFNDALEAALYLQKRKK; encoded by the coding sequence TTGATAATATTATTTGATTTAGACGGCACTTTGATTGATTCAACGGATGCAATTTTAGAGTCGTTTCACCACTCTTTTGACTTTCATAAACTCTCAAGAAAAGAGGATGAAGAGATAAAAGCTCTTATAGGCTATCCGCTTGACATCATGTATGAGAATCTAGGAGTTCAAAAGAGTGTGATTGCTGAAATTATAACAACATACAAAGAGCGCTACAGAGATATTTCAACACAAAAAACAACTCTGCTGCAAAATGCCAAAGAGGCTGTAGAGTTGGCGAGCCAATTTGCTACACTGGGTATTGTAACAACAAAAACAGGACGCTATTCTCAAGTATTGATGGAACATTTTGAAATTATGCATCATTTTGATGTTCTTATCGGCAGAGAACATGTTCAAAATCCAAAACCTAATGCAGAGCCGATTATAAAAGCTTTGGAGAAATTAGATACAAAAAATAGAGAGGTATGGATGATTGGCGATACTAAACTGGATCTTTTAGCTGCAAAGAGTGCAAATGTAAATTCTATTGGTGTTTTAAGTGGTTACGATAGTAATGAAACATTAAAAAAGTTTACAAATGTTATATTTAATGATGCCTTAGAAGCTGCGCTCTATCTTCAAAAGAGGAAAAAATAA
- a CDS encoding peptide-binding protein: MRCLLFLFLSLNLFASTLHLATSANPSRLNPILATDSSSSEITGFLFNGLVKYDKDLSTIIGDLAEEFYFEDEKTLFFKLRKGVKWHDGESFSAKDVLFTYKVLISPKISSPYSSNFRFVESVEAVDEFTIKVKYKEPYFKALETWMMGILPEHSLKNEENLMSSSFNTNPIGTGAYKLYQLEHSKNIILSAFDDYFEGRAKIDTISFHVIADPMTRFLMLKSSALDVGSIEPMQYERQLNDDFFQKFNIYENISQSYTYLGFNLRLEKFQNPKVREALSLAINREELVDILFFGHAKVCTGPFLPGTKAFNKSVKAPKQDIQRAKELLKEAGYDEKNPFTFEIATSNSSEIRPYAAQILQHQLKKAGVIVTLRVMEWQAFLNMVVFPHKFDSVLLGWGLSPTPDPYMFWHSDNDKQGGFNLVGYHNSKMDKMIEESQSMIESERLSQTWQEMFKIITDENPYLFLYIPNSITTVSKEIKNIEPAPSGIWHNYIKWEK; this comes from the coding sequence TTGCGCTGTTTACTGTTTCTGTTTTTATCATTAAATCTTTTCGCATCAACGCTTCATTTAGCTACATCTGCCAATCCATCACGACTAAACCCCATACTAGCAACCGATTCAAGCTCTTCTGAAATTACCGGGTTTTTGTTTAATGGGCTTGTAAAGTATGATAAAGATTTATCAACAATCATAGGAGACTTGGCTGAGGAGTTCTATTTTGAAGATGAAAAAACGCTCTTTTTTAAACTCCGTAAAGGTGTAAAGTGGCATGATGGGGAGAGTTTTAGCGCAAAAGATGTTCTTTTTACATATAAAGTGCTTATCTCGCCAAAAATAAGCTCTCCCTACAGTTCAAACTTTAGGTTTGTAGAGAGTGTTGAAGCGGTAGATGAATTTACCATAAAGGTAAAATATAAAGAGCCCTACTTTAAAGCTTTAGAGACTTGGATGATGGGAATACTGCCCGAGCATAGTTTAAAAAACGAAGAGAATCTTATGAGCTCCTCTTTTAACACAAATCCCATAGGCACGGGGGCATATAAGCTTTATCAGTTAGAGCACTCTAAAAATATTATTCTTAGCGCATTTGATGATTATTTTGAGGGCAGGGCAAAGATTGATACAATCTCTTTTCATGTTATAGCCGACCCCATGACGCGTTTTTTGATGCTCAAATCATCAGCTCTTGATGTAGGAAGTATTGAACCTATGCAGTATGAAAGACAGCTGAATGATGATTTTTTTCAAAAGTTTAATATTTATGAAAACATCTCTCAATCTTACACTTATCTTGGTTTTAATCTTCGTTTAGAGAAGTTTCAAAACCCAAAAGTTAGAGAGGCGCTCTCTTTAGCCATAAACAGAGAGGAACTTGTCGATATTCTCTTTTTTGGTCATGCAAAGGTTTGCACAGGACCATTTTTGCCCGGCACTAAAGCGTTTAATAAGAGCGTTAAAGCACCAAAGCAAGATATACAGAGAGCAAAAGAGCTTTTAAAAGAGGCAGGATATGATGAAAAAAATCCATTTACTTTTGAGATAGCAACCTCAAACTCTAGTGAAATAAGACCTTACGCTGCGCAGATACTGCAACATCAGCTTAAAAAAGCGGGTGTCATTGTAACACTTCGAGTCATGGAGTGGCAGGCTTTTTTAAACATGGTGGTTTTTCCTCATAAATTTGACAGCGTGTTGCTTGGATGGGGACTCTCCCCAACACCTGACCCTTACATGTTTTGGCACAGCGATAACGACAAGCAGGGGGGATTTAATTTAGTGGGCTACCATAATTCCAAAATGGACAAGATGATAGAGGAGTCTCAAAGCATGATTGAGAGTGAGCGTCTTTCGCAAACATGGCAGGAGATGTTTAAAATAATAACTGATGAAAATCCATACCTCTTTTTATACATTCCAAACTCAATCACGACGGTTAGCAAAGAGATTAAAAATATAGAGCCGGCTCCTAGCGGAATATGGCATAATTATATAAAATGGGAGAAATAG
- the rpsI gene encoding 30S ribosomal protein S9, which translates to MAKIYATGRRKASIAKVWLTPGSGNMTINGLSLDAWLGGLEAKKLRVKQPLALTKQDTSVDIVATTLGGGFGGQADALRHGISRALVKFNPELKAILKPEGMMTRDSRVVERKKPGKRKARRSRQFSKR; encoded by the coding sequence ATGGCAAAAATATATGCAACAGGCCGTCGTAAGGCGTCAATAGCAAAAGTATGGTTAACTCCAGGTAGTGGAAATATGACTATAAACGGTCTTTCGTTAGATGCATGGTTAGGTGGACTAGAAGCGAAAAAACTTCGTGTTAAGCAGCCTCTTGCTCTAACAAAACAAGATACTTCGGTTGATATCGTAGCTACTACTTTAGGCGGTGGTTTCGGTGGTCAAGCAGATGCACTTCGTCACGGTATCTCTCGCGCGTTAGTGAAATTTAACCCAGAGTTAAAAGCTATACTAAAACCTGAAGGTATGATGACTCGTGATTCGCGTGTTGTTGAGCGTAAGAAGCCAGGTAAGCGTAAAGCTCGTCGTTCTCGTCAGTTTTCTAAGCGTTAA
- the rplM gene encoding 50S ribosomal protein L13, producing MKFTKIATPEQIDQKWVLIDAEGKTFGRIITEVATILRGKNKPCFTPNIDCGDYVVVVNASKAKFNGLGKIANKEYFSHSGYFGSTKSVKMTELLEKNPEKLYKLATRGMLPKTKLGAKMLKKLKIYAGAEHPHTAQLAK from the coding sequence ATGAAATTTACGAAAATTGCAACTCCTGAACAAATCGATCAAAAATGGGTTTTGATTGATGCTGAAGGTAAAACTTTTGGTCGTATTATCACTGAAGTTGCAACAATACTTCGTGGTAAGAACAAGCCATGTTTTACTCCAAATATCGACTGTGGAGACTATGTTGTAGTAGTTAACGCTTCAAAAGCAAAATTCAACGGTCTTGGCAAAATCGCTAACAAAGAGTACTTCTCTCATTCAGGGTACTTTGGTAGCACAAAGAGCGTAAAGATGACTGAGCTTTTAGAGAAAAATCCTGAGAAGCTTTACAAATTAGCTACTCGCGGTATGCTTCCTAAAACTAAGCTTGGCGCTAAAATGCTTAAAAAATTAAAAATATATGCAGGTGCTGAGCATCCTCACACTGCACAATTAGCTAAGTAA
- a CDS encoding RecB-like helicase: protein MFINNLAYEASAGSGKTFMLVVRYLSLLFKGAEPSKILALTFTNKAANEMQERIVQTLEELEHRGELDEIVKVTELSRDYLLQNRQRVLNEFLNSHTKIMTIDSFFTQILRKFSLYASLMPDFSTSSSQHELKLLSRFLKEVSVAGKKETLILLSLAFNKRFTDIFSLLDEFYIKFKEIKHIKFKKQNYRVFEEEALSSMAELKKIISSCKAASKTALKSVEVQNYEELCAKAWIGRETLNYNTFSKCFTSEIDHLLTKIQEAIREHNRAKEQNFFYAIKELVDIYTKSKKALYMDDSELSFSDVTYLVYEILNLIEDSHFLYFRLDAQIEHMLLDEFQDTSILQYEILKPLIDEITSGKGIFDNGSFFFVGDVKQSIYRFRGGVSALFDAVRRENDTHVEKLLINYRSQKEVVAFVNELFEKRIKNYTPQLVREGAKGGYVEVVQNDDPLEEVVIRVQKLLSIGANSSEIAVLCATNSDGQALKEALLAKNIEVITETTTKLINQKSIKAVLEYLKYLYFDEDIYLQNFFALVSQKVRPLKKVDFNEAKLLDVVKNIIDEFRLFSDDFNYVRFLNALSKYSDIESLLFEYERLDLSAAASQLSGVRVLTVHKSKGLEFTHVIVMDRLKKAPPARDAIIYEYEGISLKNIYLRIKGRESIDKNYENALKKEKLLVHEDSLNALYVAFTRARENLFIVTKSKDSMFAILDLKIGCSGSLDIQKSHIREHDFAKLQAETGALEYKELYYGTQNDILALEKAQDEDIKSINFGIAMHYMLEMLGSFDAQSISLAKEMMLNKYGAFLEDEEIEDIENRVSMLLKNKTFLSLVKGECYKEKAIRYKNNLRYIDLLVKSNSVKESLFERWNIIDYKSALSYVDEHKKQVNYYVNAIKEITGDEVDGYICYLLQGSIKIVKI, encoded by the coding sequence ATGTTTATAAATAATCTAGCCTATGAAGCAAGTGCCGGAAGCGGAAAGACTTTTATGCTTGTCGTGCGTTATTTGAGTTTGCTTTTTAAGGGCGCCGAACCATCAAAGATACTTGCTCTTACCTTTACAAATAAAGCTGCAAATGAGATGCAGGAGAGGATAGTTCAAACTTTAGAGGAGCTTGAACACAGAGGCGAGCTTGATGAGATTGTAAAAGTTACCGAACTCTCTCGTGATTATTTGCTTCAAAACCGCCAAAGAGTTTTGAATGAGTTTTTAAACTCGCATACAAAAATTATGACTATAGATAGTTTTTTTACACAGATTTTGCGTAAATTTTCTCTTTATGCCTCATTAATGCCTGATTTTTCAACCTCTTCCTCGCAGCATGAGCTTAAGCTTCTCTCTCGCTTTTTAAAAGAGGTAAGCGTAGCTGGAAAAAAAGAGACACTTATTTTGCTCTCGCTTGCTTTTAACAAAAGATTTACAGATATATTTTCTCTCTTAGATGAGTTTTACATAAAATTTAAAGAGATAAAGCATATAAAGTTTAAAAAACAAAACTACAGAGTATTTGAAGAAGAAGCTCTCTCTTCTATGGCAGAACTAAAAAAAATCATCTCTTCATGCAAAGCTGCATCTAAAACAGCGCTTAAATCAGTTGAAGTCCAAAATTATGAAGAGCTTTGTGCAAAAGCATGGATAGGAAGAGAAACACTTAATTATAATACATTTTCGAAATGTTTTACTTCTGAAATAGATCATCTGCTTACTAAAATACAAGAGGCGATAAGAGAGCATAATCGTGCAAAAGAGCAGAACTTTTTTTATGCCATCAAAGAACTTGTGGACATCTATACAAAATCAAAAAAAGCACTTTATATGGATGACAGCGAACTTAGTTTTAGCGATGTAACTTATCTTGTTTATGAGATTTTAAATCTTATTGAGGATAGTCACTTTTTATATTTCAGACTTGATGCGCAGATAGAGCATATGCTCCTTGATGAGTTTCAAGATACCAGTATATTGCAGTATGAGATACTAAAACCGCTTATAGATGAGATAACTTCGGGCAAAGGTATTTTTGATAACGGAAGTTTCTTTTTTGTTGGAGATGTAAAGCAGTCCATTTATAGATTTCGCGGTGGAGTGAGTGCACTTTTTGATGCTGTTAGAAGAGAAAACGATACGCATGTGGAGAAACTTTTAATAAATTACCGTTCACAAAAAGAGGTGGTTGCATTTGTAAATGAGTTGTTTGAAAAAAGGATAAAAAACTATACTCCCCAATTGGTAAGAGAGGGTGCAAAAGGAGGATATGTTGAGGTTGTGCAAAATGATGACCCGCTTGAAGAGGTTGTCATCAGAGTGCAAAAACTTTTATCTATTGGAGCCAATAGCAGCGAGATAGCCGTTCTTTGTGCTACAAATAGCGATGGACAGGCTCTAAAAGAGGCTTTGCTTGCTAAAAACATAGAGGTTATTACAGAGACCACAACAAAACTGATAAATCAAAAGAGCATAAAAGCCGTTTTAGAGTATTTGAAGTATCTATATTTTGACGAAGATATCTATTTACAGAACTTTTTTGCTCTTGTTTCACAAAAAGTCCGCCCTCTCAAAAAGGTTGATTTTAACGAAGCGAAACTCTTAGATGTTGTTAAAAATATTATAGATGAGTTTAGACTATTTAGTGATGATTTTAATTATGTTAGATTTTTGAATGCGCTCTCAAAATACAGCGATATTGAATCACTTCTTTTTGAGTATGAGAGACTTGATTTAAGTGCGGCGGCAAGTCAGTTAAGCGGTGTAAGAGTTCTTACGGTTCATAAATCGAAGGGACTCGAATTTACACATGTTATAGTGATGGACAGGCTTAAAAAAGCACCGCCTGCAAGAGATGCTATCATTTATGAGTATGAGGGCATCTCTTTAAAAAATATCTATCTTCGCATAAAAGGACGGGAGAGTATTGATAAAAACTATGAAAATGCTTTAAAAAAAGAGAAGCTTTTGGTACATGAAGATAGCCTCAATGCGCTTTATGTCGCTTTTACAAGAGCAAGAGAAAATCTTTTTATAGTTACTAAATCAAAAGATTCAATGTTTGCCATACTGGACTTGAAAATTGGATGCAGCGGCAGTTTGGATATACAAAAAAGCCATATAAGAGAGCATGATTTTGCAAAGTTGCAAGCAGAAACAGGGGCTCTTGAGTATAAAGAGCTGTACTATGGAACGCAAAATGATATTTTAGCACTCGAGAAGGCTCAAGATGAGGATATAAAATCTATAAATTTTGGAATCGCAATGCATTACATGTTGGAGATGCTTGGTTCTTTTGATGCACAGAGTATCTCTCTTGCAAAAGAGATGATGCTTAATAAATATGGCGCTTTTTTAGAAGATGAAGAGATAGAGGATATAGAAAATAGAGTAAGCATGCTTTTAAAAAATAAGACATTTCTCTCTTTGGTAAAAGGAGAATGTTATAAAGAAAAAGCCATTAGATATAAAAACAATCTTCGATATATAGATCTTTTGGTAAAAAGCAATTCTGTAAAAGAGTCTCTTTTTGAGAGATGGAATATCATTGATTATAAAAGTGCACTCTCTTATGTAGATGAGCATAAAAAACAGGTAAATTATTATGTTAATGCAATAAAAGAGATAACCGGCGATGAGGTGGATGGATATATTTGTTATCTGCTTCAAGGCAGTATAAAAATAGTAAAAATATAA